Proteins from a single region of Megalopta genalis isolate 19385.01 chromosome 3, iyMegGena1_principal, whole genome shotgun sequence:
- the LOC117221946 gene encoding uncharacterized protein LOC117221946 — MWTTWPRTRRKWRGSSEARGGHDGARGSRDGFRFIYSVVLAACMAAQEARSAKCPPPDTIPGCPCYNFEDGLFLECAGATEESLRSALSGVIHAAEGEGATVETLSVYELDRKVEELRAAAFPPGSQIRNLQISHSAIREISEDAFKRLSKSLESLGLVSGRLPHVPQKAMATLSSLKALNLEANLVHELPSYSFYGLSLIKLNLKGNQIVKISEYAFAGLEDTLTSLDLAENKIRVFPMTSLRRLEHLASLRLAWNEVSELPEDGYSRLDGLNFLDLSSNNFKKIPLNCFRCCPSLTVLSLYYNAVEFVDKDAFISLTDLDSIDLSHNKIVSLDVSIFRANQRLRSIDLSHNHIHYIRGVFSKLPELKELFLAENNILEIPAETFAGSTSLSVVYLQQNAIRRIDARGLATLSQLAQLHLSGNYIENVPKDFLEPCENLSTLFLDGNNIRELEVDTFAKAKSLRELRLQDNQITEVKRGVFAPLPSLLELHLQNNAITDMETGALRSLHSLQHVNLQGNLLAVLGDVFQVSNDVGQNGNGGSSLVSIQLDNNGLGVLHNDSLRGQASVRIMWLGHNRLTRLQAPLFRDLLLVERLYLTNNSISRIEDTAFQPMQALKYLELSMNRLGHITARTFSELHELEELYLQDNGLRRLDPYALTALKRLRVLDLANNRLNVLHDKIFQEGLPIRTLNLKNCTVGVIENGAFRGLNNLYELNLEQNRLTATALDRLDIPGLRVLRISFNNFSQINGNSLDGLPSLQHLAMDSVQLYRVPPDMFSKNKNLAKLLLGNNLLRLLPGALFLGLDSLKEVKLDGNRFQEIPYDAFANATTVEFLSLAGNAILNVDVSRLNGLASLRELDLRGNYVVALSGFAGVNLSRLISVDLSHNQLTALPANFFARSTLLRKLELAANKFHQIPAVALSAQNIPGLAWLNVTANPLIRIHEISSEARYPALQEIHISGTNLTIVTSQDFEAFPALMHLFMGNNAISRVSPGAFRSLVELLTLDLGANELELLPQERLKGLEHLRLLNLTRNKLKELEDFPPDLKAMQVLDLSYNRISGVGKSTFQHLENLAELHLYGNWISSISPDAFKPLKKLRILDLSRNYLANLPLNAFRPLETQIRSLRAEENPLHCDCESQELWEWLRDHQKLVGGGVGRNRGGSGSGGGGGGSGGSGGGGGGGGGGLRMNDMDSGLLRCEQPPELRGLVFLDLDPHAFCSAPLILKLAIQDIQPFSVLVSWQSRNHSGIRGYQVAYHAFENIEEIRARILEPSSRSTKLSKLAANSRYLICVFGLGNWMSQQLEEETVDQYNFSNYESFESVSDLQMADTSTSRCTEVKTLEAPEAVISSDGAPMGDAGSVSSFLTRRLGLIVGCCMGFVVFLLLVSVLGYLKVKKQRETVKREQPIPPEYISYRHFSIQSGEAGHAGRQASQEGHNSNFVNSMGNANLNV, encoded by the exons ATGTGGACGACGTGGCCGCGTACGAGGCGCAAGTGGCGCGGCTCGTCGGAGGCGCGCGGCGGACACGACGGAGCTCGCGGAAGCCGCGACGGATTCCGTTTCATCTACTCGGTGGTGCTGGCGGCGTGCATGGCGGCGCAGGAAGCCAGGAGCGCCAAGTGCCCGCCCCCGGACACGATACCCGGCTGTCCCTGCTACAATTTCGAGGACGGTCTGTTCCTGGAATGCGCCGGGGCCACGGAGGAGTCCCTGAGGAGCGCTTTGTCCGGCGTGATACACGCCGCCGAGGGAGAAG GAGCGACGGTGGAGACCTTGAGCGTGTACGAGCTGGACAGAAAGGTGGAGGAGCTGCGAGCGGCCGCGTTCCCTCCCGGCTCCCAGATCAGGAACTTGCAGATCTCGCACTCGGCGATCCGTGAAATCAGCGAGGACGCTTTCAAGCGACTCAGCAAGAGCCTGGAGTCGCTGGGCCTGGTCTCGGGACGGCTGCCGCACGTCCCGCAAAAAGCCATGGCTACCCTGAGTTCGTTGAAAGCGTTGAACCTGGAGGCGAACCTGGTGCACGAGCTGCCCAGCTACAGCTTCTACGGGCTGTCCTTGATCAAGCTGAACCTGAAGGGCAATCAGATCGTCAAGATATCGGAGTACGCGTTCGCTGGCCTCGAGGACACTCTGACGAGCCTGGACCTGGCCGAGAACAAGATCAGGGTGTTCCCGATGACGTCGCTGAGGCGGCTCGAGCACCTCGCGTCCCTGAGGCTCGCCTGGAACGAAGTGTCCGAGCTTCCCGAAGACGGCTACTCGAGGCTGGACGGCCTGAACTTTCTCGATCTGAGCAGCAACAACTTCAAGAAGATCCCGCTGAACTGCTTCCGCTGTTGTCCGTCCCTGACCGTGCTCTCCCTCTATTACAACGCCGTCGAGTTCGTCGACAAGGACGCGTTCATATCCCTGACCGATCTCGACTCGATCGATCTCAGCCACAACAAGATCGTCTCCCTGGACGTCTCGATATTCAGAGCGAACCAGAGGCTCAGGTCGATCGATCTCAGTCACAACCACATCCATTATATTCGCGGCGTGTTCTCGAAGCTGCCCGAACTGAAAGAGCTCTTCCTGGCGGAGAACAACATCCTCGAGATCCCGGCGGAGACGTTCGCCGGCAGCACCAGCCTGTCGGTGGTTTACCTGCAACAGAACGCGATCCGACGGATCGACGCGAGAGGTCTGGCGACGTTGAGCCAATTGGCGCAGCTCCATCTGAGCGGCAACTACATCGAGAACGTGCCGAAGGACTTTCTCGAGCCGTGCGAGAACCTGTCGACCTTGTTCCTGGACGGGAACAACATCAGGGAGCTGGAGGTCGACACGTTCGCGAAAGCCAAGTCGTTGAGGGAGCTGCGGCTGCAGGACAACCAGATCACGGAGGTGAAGCGCGGCGTGTTCGCTCCGTTGCCGTCCCTGCTCGAGCTGCATCTGCAGAACAACGCGATCACCGACATGGAGACGGGCGCCCTCAGATCCCTGCACAGCCTGCAGCACGTGAATCTGCAGGGCAATCTTCTGGCGGTGCTGGGAGACGTGTTCCAGGTGTCGAACGACGTCGGACAGAACGGGAACGGCGGCAGCTCGTTGGTCTCGATTCAGCTCGACAACAACGGGCTGGGCGTGCTGCACAACGACTCGCTGAGAGGCCAGGCCTCCGTCAGGATCATGTGGCTGGGCCACAACCGGCTGACCCGGCTGCAGGCGCCGTTGTTCCGGGATCTGCTTCTCGTCGAACGACTCTACCTGACCAACAACTCGATCTCGCGGATCGAGGACACCGCGTTCCAGCCGATGCAGGCGCTCAAGTACCTCGAGCTCAGCATGAACAGGCTCGGCCACATCACCGCCAGAACCTTCTCCGAGCTGCACGAGCTCGAGGAGCTCTACCTTCAGGACAACGGGCTACGACGCCTCGATCCGTACGCTCTGACCGCGCTCAAGCGTCTCCGCGTCCTCGATCTGGCGAACAATCGTCTGAACGTTCTACACGACAAGATCTTTCAGGAGGGGCTGCCGATAAGGACGCTCAACCTGAAGAACTGCACCGTCGGCGTGATCGAGAACGGAGCGTTTCGCGGCCTGAACAATCTCTACGAGCTGAATCTCGAGCAAAATCGTCTGACGGCCACCGCGTTGGATCGCCTGGACATCCCCGGCCTCCGGGTGCTCAGGATATCGTTCAACAACTTTAGCCAGATCAACGGCAACTCTCTGGACGGGCTGCCCTCGCTTCAACACCTGGCCATGGACTCGGTCCAGCTGTACAGAGTGCCGCCGGACATGTTCTCGAAGAACAAGAATCTGGCCAAGCTGTTGCTCGGCAACAATCTTTTGCGGCTGTTGCCCGGCGCGCTCTTCCTCGGGCTCGACTCGCTGAAAGAGGTGAAGCTCGACGGGAATCGGTTCCAGGAGATACCGTACGACGCGTTCGCGAACGCCACCACCGTCGAGTTTCTCTCGCTGGCCGGCAACGCGATCCTGAACGTGGACGTGTCGCGGCTGAACGGTCTGGCCAGCTTGAGGGAGCTGGATCTGCGCGGCAACTACGTCGTGGCGTTGTCCGGATTCGCCGGGGTCAACTTGTCCCGGTTGATCTCCGTGGATCTCAGCCACAATCAGCTGACGGCGCTTCCTGCCAACTTCTTCGCAAGGTCGACCCTGTTGCGCAAACTCGAGCTCGCCGCCAACAAGTTCCATCAGATCCCTGCCGTCGCTCTCTCCGCTCAGAACATTCCCGGCTTGGCCTGGCTGAACGTCACCGCGAATCCTCtgattcgaatccacgagaTCAGCTCGGAGGCGAGGTACCCGGCGCTCCAGGAGATCCACATCTCGGGCACGAACCTGACCATCGTCACCAGCCAGGACTTCGAGGCGTTCCCCGCGCTCATGCATCTCTTCATGGGCAACAACGCGATCTCCAGAGTCTCGCCGGGCGCTTTCCGCAGCCTGGTCGAGCTCCTCACCCTGGATCTCGGCGCCAACGAGCTCGAGCTGCTCCCGCAAGAGAGGCTCAAGGGTCTCGAACACCTACGGCTGCTCAATCTAACGCGCAATAAGTTGAAAGAGCTCGAGGACTTCCCGCCGGATCTGAAGGCTATGCAGGTGCTCGATCTATCGTACAATCGGATCAGCGGCGTCGGGAAGAGCACGTTCCAGCATCTCGAGAACTTGGCCGAACTTCATCTGTACGGCAACTGGATATCTTCGATCTCGCCCGACGCTTTCAAGCCGCTGAAGAAACTACGGATCCTGGATCTGAGCAGGAACTACTTGGCCAACTTGCCGCTGAACGCGTTCCGACCGCTCGAGACGCAGATTAGGAGCCTCAGGGCCGAAG AGAATCCGCTGCACTGCGATTGCGAGTCCCAGGAGCTATGGGAGTGGCTGCGCGATCACCAGAAGCTGGTAGGTGGCGGCGTGGGTCGGAACCGAGGCGGAAGCGGCAGCGGAGGAGGTGGCGGCGGCAGCGGTggcagcggcggcggtggcggtggcggaGGCGGAGGATTGCGAATGAACGACATGGACAGCGGATTATTGAGGTGCGAACAGCCGCCGGAATTACGGGGGCTGGTGTTCCTGGACCTGGACCCGCACGCGTTCTGCTCCGCGCCCCTCATCCTGAAGCTGGCGATCCAGGACATCCAACCGTTCTCCGTGTTGGTCTCCTGGCAGAGCAGGAATCACTCCGGTATTAGAGGCTACCAGGTGGCTTACCATGCTTTCGAGAATATCGAGGAG ATCAGAGCAAGGATCCTCGAGCCATCGAGCCGCTCGACGAAGCTGTCGAAGCTGGCAGCGAACAGCCGCTATCTGATCTGCGTGTTCGGGCTGGGCAACTGGATGAGCCAGCAACTGGAAGAGGAAACGGTGGATCAGTACAACTTCTCCAATTACGAGAGCTTCGAGTCCGTCTCGGACCTGCAGATGGCGGACACGTCGACGAGCCGTTGCACCGAGGTGAAGACGTTGGAAGCTCCCGAGGCGGTGATCAGCAGCGACGGTGCCCCGATGGGGGACGCGGGCAGCGTGAGCAGCTTCCTGACGAGGCGGCTCGGCCTGATAGTGGGCTGTTGCATGGGGTTCGTGGTGTTCCTGCTGCTGGTGTCCGTCCTAGGCTACCTGAAGGTGAAGAAGCAGCGCGAGACGGTGAAGAGGGAGCAACCGATCCCTCCCGAGTACATATCGTACAGGCATTTCAGCATACAGAGCGGAGAGGCGGGCCACGCCGGCAGACAGGCCAGCCAAGAGGGGCACAACTCGAACTTCGTCAACAGCATGGGGAACGCGAACCTGAACGTATGA